ACTGTAAAGAGACCCACGGTGAACCCTCTCGATTTTACCGCTCTGTGTGATCTGATTCCTAAAGGAATTCCCAGAATACCAAAAACAATGCATGAAAGAGGGGTAGTAATTGTTTTATGAAATTCAATGGCTATTTCCCTGATTGCTGCTTCTTCTAATCCGGCCGTTTTTAGTTTTTCAGCAAGTTCCCGGATGGTAAGCTCGGTGCTGTCTTTCGTTTTAAGTTTCTTTTCTTCAGCGATAGACGATTCAATGTCGAGATTTACGTCATACACACTGAAATCCATTTTTCGATAATTCCTCAGGTTTGTATCGACGATGTGTGTACTGCCGTTTTCGAGTCTCAAAGTTACACTCATCAGTTGAGGATCTGATAAAAGATAAGCTTTCTCCGCAATAATGGTGCTCGGCTCCTTACTGATTCTTGTATCCGAGATGATGACTCCTTCCATGTAATTGCCGTGAACAGGAATATTTTCAGCATAAAGGAGGATGCCCTTGAAGTCATCGTTGAATACTTTTTCTTTTATACCTATGCTGGCCTTTTTCTTTGCGATAGTAAAAAGTAAATTTTTCGTGGTAAATTTACTGTGGGGAACTAAAAAGAGGCTTGTAAAAGATGTCATGATGAAGGCGATTAACGACAAAAAGGCAACCGGGGCGATGAGTTTGTATAAACTTATACCGGATGCCTTTAAAATGGTAATTTCATTGTCGCCGGATAGCCTGCCCAATCCTATCAGAATCGATATTAAAAGCGATATGGGAATGGTTAAAATCAAGAACGACGGTGTCAACAAGAGAAAGAGTTTTGATATGTCAATGAAACTTACCCCTTTATTGACCATTAAGTCCATTAGCTGAAGAATTTTTCCCATAAGAAGGACAAAGGTCAAAACAAAAATGATTATGAAAAACGGATAAGAAATTTCCCGCAGAATGTATCGATTGATAATTTTATTCATAATTATAAAGATATACTTGAAATTTATTCTGAGGTTAAGACTACCATGGATTTGAAGAAGTTTGTCAAGAAAAAGATGGAAGGCTATCTATTTTTTGAGGGACACTTCACAAATGTTTCTGCGAAGCTTTTCTCGTACAAAGTCATTCCCGCGCAGATCGATGCCTCAGGTGTATAGGGAATGATT
This is a stretch of genomic DNA from Deltaproteobacteria bacterium. It encodes these proteins:
- the lptF gene encoding LPS export ABC transporter permease LptF, producing MNKIINRYILREISYPFFIIIFVLTFVLLMGKILQLMDLMVNKGVSFIDISKLFLLLTPSFLILTIPISLLISILIGLGRLSGDNEITILKASGISLYKLIAPVAFLSLIAFIMTSFTSLFLVPHSKFTTKNLLFTIAKKKASIGIKEKVFNDDFKGILLYAENIPVHGNYMEGVIISDTRISKEPSTIIAEKAYLLSDPQLMSVTLRLENGSTHIVDTNLRNYRKMDFSVYDVNLDIESSIAEEKKLKTKDSTELTIRELAEKLKTAGLEEAAIREIAIEFHKTITTPLSCIVFGILGIPLGIRSHRAVKSRGFTVGLFTVFIYYILRLGGDALVETGRLSPFIGTWAPNIILGSIGIYLLIMAGKDRPVNIQSFWNNVKRILVKGKGH